A single window of Halotalea alkalilenta DNA harbors:
- a CDS encoding DedA family protein, with amino-acid sequence MEYVQFLIDFILNIDVHLAELVVEYGRWIYAILFVIIFCETGLVVTPFLPGDSLLFVAGALAAIPASDINVHLMVLLMLVAAILGDAVNYTIGRLFGEKLFSNPNSKIFRRSYLEKTHQFYDRHGGKTIIIARFVPIVRTFAPFVAGMGHMPYRRFAAYNVIGALAWVLSFTYAGYLFGDLPIVQENLKILIVAIIVVSILPGIIEFLRHRRKASKISAGEAQKTSNDR; translated from the coding sequence GTGGAATATGTACAGTTTCTCATCGACTTCATCCTGAACATCGACGTCCACTTGGCCGAGTTGGTCGTAGAGTATGGCCGCTGGATCTACGCGATCCTGTTCGTGATCATCTTCTGCGAGACCGGCCTGGTGGTGACGCCGTTTCTGCCGGGTGACTCGCTTTTGTTCGTCGCCGGCGCCCTGGCGGCGATTCCGGCAAGCGATATCAACGTCCACTTGATGGTGCTATTGATGCTGGTTGCGGCGATCCTCGGCGACGCGGTCAACTACACCATCGGCAGGCTGTTCGGCGAGAAGCTCTTCTCCAACCCGAACTCCAAGATATTCCGGCGTAGCTACCTGGAGAAAACCCACCAGTTCTACGATCGTCACGGCGGTAAGACCATCATCATCGCGCGCTTCGTGCCGATCGTGCGTACCTTCGCGCCCTTCGTCGCCGGCATGGGCCACATGCCCTATCGCCGCTTCGCTGCCTACAACGTCATCGGTGCGCTGGCTTGGGTGCTGTCGTTCACCTACGCGGGCTATCTGTTCGGCGATCTGCCGATCGTTCAGGAAAACCTCAAGATTTTGATCGTTGCGATCATCGTGGTCTCGATTCTTCCCGGTATCATTGAGTTCCTGAGGCATCGTCGCAAAGCGTCGAAGATCAGCGCCGGCGAGGCGCAGAAGACCTCCAACGATCGGTGA
- the puuD gene encoding gamma-glutamyl-gamma-aminobutyrate hydrolase, with the protein MEEISSAPIIGVVADRGLHGGQPSQTVMEKYLEAVSLAGGVPLILPQGLADSPAALASAMAVLDGILLPGSASNIEPYHYASGEADQDTQPEAHADPGRDRLAFALIDLALASAMPLFGICRGMQELVVRTGGALHRRLFELSGFQEHREDEGKALEVRYAPAHDVELIPGGLCSELFPETRRFWVNSLHGQGVARLGEGVRIECRACDGLVEAISVASHPFALGVQWHPEWNSRDYELSRRLFDTFIQHARAYRDAYLERRSTPR; encoded by the coding sequence ATGGAAGAAATATCATCCGCGCCAATTATCGGTGTAGTCGCTGATCGGGGCCTCCATGGTGGTCAACCGAGCCAGACGGTGATGGAAAAGTATCTCGAGGCGGTGAGCCTCGCCGGCGGTGTGCCGTTGATCCTGCCCCAGGGGCTTGCCGATTCGCCCGCAGCGCTTGCGTCGGCGATGGCCGTGCTCGATGGGATCCTGCTGCCGGGCAGCGCCAGCAATATCGAACCGTACCACTATGCCAGCGGTGAGGCGGACCAGGACACGCAGCCGGAGGCGCATGCCGACCCCGGGCGTGACCGGCTCGCCTTCGCCTTGATCGACCTTGCCCTGGCATCGGCAATGCCGCTGTTCGGCATCTGCCGTGGGATGCAGGAACTGGTGGTGCGTACCGGCGGTGCGCTGCACCGGCGCCTGTTCGAACTGAGCGGCTTCCAGGAGCATCGAGAAGACGAGGGCAAGGCGCTCGAGGTGCGCTACGCGCCCGCCCACGATGTCGAGCTCATCCCGGGGGGATTGTGCTCTGAGCTGTTCCCCGAGACGCGACGCTTCTGGGTCAATTCACTGCATGGTCAGGGCGTCGCGCGGCTCGGCGAAGGCGTGCGCATCGAGTGCCGTGCCTGCGATGGGCTGGTCGAGGCGATCTCGGTGGCGAGCCATCCTTTCGCGCTCGGGGTGCAATGGCATCCCGAGTGGAACAGCCGCGACTACGAGCTTTCACGCCGGTTGTTCGACACTTTCATCCAGCACGCGCGCGCCTATCGCGACGCGTACCTCGAGCGACGGAGCACTCCTCGATGA
- a CDS encoding 1-deoxy-D-xylulose-5-phosphate synthase, whose amino-acid sequence MRSFERFPAWMPATALLDRAGTPARLRGLAPSELVALADELRELLLYLVGRGGGHLGAGLGVVELTIALHYVFDTPTDRLVWDVGHQAYPHKLLTGRRDTLASIRRFGGVAPFPSRDESPFDAFGVGHAGTAVSAALGMSLAARATGSGQRVCAVVGDGALTTGMTFEALAHAGDLGADVLVVLNDNGMSISPNVGALAKRLPSAPDAPVDGVAGLFETLGFDYTGPLDGHDLGALVAELARLRGLPGPRLLHVVTEKGAGYLPAASDPLRLHAHSPSRSSAGAPRYDALFGDWACAAASREPRMVAITPAMREGSGLAGFAAAWPERFFDVAIAEQHAVTLAAGMACEGLKPVVAIYSTFLQRGFDQLIHDVALQNLDVTFAVDRAGLVGEDGPTHHGATDLSWLRCVPNLMVMAPADGAECRRMLDFALDHPGPVAVRYPRGEAVPGDDDAAPLELGRGRWLRRGGEVALLCFGAPLAEAREAAERLDASLIDMRFVKPLDRQALLEAAAGHRLLVSIEENSVLGGAGSAVAEQLCELEKSPPLLRLGLPDRFVAHGDRRKLLEICGLDAAGIEAAVRARVTWRDVEETSLRSEGDE is encoded by the coding sequence ATGCGAAGTTTCGAGCGATTTCCCGCCTGGATGCCTGCGACTGCGCTGCTCGACCGCGCCGGGACGCCTGCACGCCTGCGCGGGCTTGCGCCGAGCGAACTTGTGGCGCTCGCGGACGAGCTGCGCGAGCTGCTTTTGTATCTCGTCGGCAGGGGCGGCGGCCATCTGGGCGCAGGCCTAGGTGTGGTCGAACTGACCATCGCGCTGCACTACGTTTTCGACACCCCGACCGACCGTCTGGTGTGGGACGTTGGTCATCAGGCCTATCCGCACAAACTGCTTACCGGCCGGCGCGACACGCTCGCCAGCATTCGTCGCTTCGGCGGCGTGGCACCGTTCCCGAGCCGTGACGAGTCGCCGTTCGATGCTTTCGGCGTCGGTCACGCGGGCACCGCCGTCTCCGCTGCGCTCGGCATGAGCCTGGCGGCGCGGGCCACAGGGAGCGGCCAGCGGGTCTGTGCGGTGGTCGGCGATGGCGCCTTGACCACCGGGATGACCTTCGAGGCGCTCGCCCATGCGGGTGATCTCGGCGCGGACGTGCTGGTGGTGCTCAACGACAACGGCATGTCGATCTCGCCCAACGTCGGCGCCCTGGCCAAGCGGCTGCCGAGCGCGCCGGATGCCCCGGTCGACGGCGTCGCCGGGCTGTTCGAGACCCTCGGCTTCGACTACACGGGGCCGCTCGACGGACACGACCTCGGCGCGCTGGTCGCTGAGCTTGCCCGGTTGCGTGGGCTGCCCGGGCCGCGCTTGCTCCACGTGGTCACCGAGAAGGGCGCGGGCTACCTGCCCGCCGCCAGCGACCCGCTACGGCTCCATGCCCATTCGCCCTCGCGTTCGAGCGCCGGTGCACCACGTTACGATGCGCTGTTCGGCGACTGGGCCTGCGCCGCGGCGAGCCGCGAGCCGCGCATGGTCGCGATCACCCCTGCGATGCGCGAAGGCTCCGGGCTCGCCGGCTTCGCCGCCGCATGGCCCGAGCGCTTCTTCGACGTCGCGATCGCCGAGCAGCACGCTGTCACCCTGGCCGCGGGGATGGCCTGCGAAGGACTCAAGCCGGTGGTCGCGATCTACTCGACCTTCCTCCAGCGCGGCTTCGATCAGCTGATCCACGACGTCGCGCTGCAGAACCTGGACGTCACCTTCGCCGTCGACCGCGCAGGCCTGGTCGGTGAGGATGGTCCTACTCACCATGGCGCCACCGATCTCAGCTGGCTGCGCTGCGTGCCCAACCTGATGGTGATGGCGCCCGCCGATGGCGCCGAGTGCCGGCGCATGCTCGACTTCGCCCTCGACCACCCAGGGCCCGTCGCGGTGCGCTACCCGCGTGGCGAGGCCGTGCCCGGCGACGATGACGCCGCGCCGCTCGAGCTCGGCCGCGGGCGCTGGCTACGGCGTGGTGGTGAGGTCGCACTGCTGTGCTTTGGTGCGCCGCTGGCCGAGGCCCGCGAGGCCGCGGAGCGGCTCGACGCCAGCCTGATCGACATGCGCTTCGTCAAACCGCTCGACCGGCAGGCGCTGTTGGAGGCCGCGGCCGGCCACCGGCTGCTGGTGTCGATCGAGGAGAACAGCGTACTCGGCGGCGCGGGCAGCGCGGTGGCGGAGCAGCTCTGCGAGCTCGAAAAGTCGCCGCCGCTGCTGCGGCTCGGGCTGCCCGATCGCTTCGTCGCCCACGGCGATCGCCGCAAGCTGCTCGAAATCTGCGGGCTGGACGCCGCCGGGATCGAGGCCGCAGTGCGCGCCCGGGTCACATGGCGGGATGTCGAGGAGACGTCGCTGCGTTCCGAGGGCGACGAATGA
- a CDS encoding NAD(P)/FAD-dependent oxidoreductase has protein sequence MNALSQPANGHVASYYAASANAHAPYTALEESISCDVCVVGGGYTGLSSALFLAEAGFDVVVLEAQRIGFGASGRNGGQLVNSYSRDIDVIERQYGVDAARMLGSMMFEGGGIIRERIQRYAIDCDLREGGIFAALNQRQLKGLEEQKALWNRYGNDRLELLDRERVAAEVGSRRYIGGLLDMSGGHVHPLNLALGEAEAIRGLGGRLYEGTPALSIEHTDPARIKTPKGEVVARFVLVAGNAYLNDVEPRLKARSMPCGTQVVATEPLSVEQREGLLPNGYCVEDCNYLLDYFRLTRDHRLLYGGGVVYGARDPDDIEALIRPKLAKTFPQLKGVKIDYRWTGNFLLTLSRLPQFGRLAPNLYYMQGYSGHGVTTSHLAGRLFAEAVRGQAERFDAFASLPHLPMPGGRRFSVPLSAMGAAYYSLRDRLGI, from the coding sequence ATGAACGCACTCTCCCAACCCGCCAACGGCCACGTTGCCAGCTACTACGCCGCCAGTGCCAACGCCCATGCGCCCTACACCGCGCTGGAGGAGTCGATCAGCTGCGATGTCTGCGTGGTCGGCGGCGGCTACACCGGGCTTTCGAGCGCGCTGTTCCTCGCCGAAGCGGGGTTCGATGTGGTGGTGCTCGAAGCCCAGCGGATCGGTTTCGGCGCCAGTGGGCGCAACGGCGGCCAGCTGGTCAACTCCTACAGCCGCGACATCGATGTGATCGAGCGGCAGTACGGCGTCGACGCGGCGCGGATGCTCGGTTCGATGATGTTCGAGGGCGGTGGGATCATTCGCGAGCGCATCCAGCGCTACGCCATCGATTGCGACCTGCGCGAGGGCGGTATCTTCGCCGCGCTCAACCAGCGCCAGCTCAAGGGGCTCGAGGAGCAAAAGGCGCTGTGGAATCGCTACGGTAACGACCGGCTCGAGCTGCTCGACCGCGAGCGGGTCGCCGCGGAGGTGGGGAGCCGGCGCTACATCGGTGGGCTGCTCGATATGAGTGGCGGTCACGTCCATCCGCTCAACCTCGCCCTCGGCGAGGCCGAGGCGATCCGAGGGCTTGGTGGGCGGTTGTATGAAGGCACCCCGGCGCTGTCGATCGAGCATACCGACCCCGCGCGGATCAAAACGCCCAAGGGCGAAGTGGTGGCACGCTTCGTACTGGTCGCCGGCAACGCCTATCTCAATGACGTCGAACCCCGGCTCAAGGCTCGCAGCATGCCCTGCGGCACCCAGGTCGTCGCCACCGAGCCGCTCTCGGTGGAGCAGCGCGAGGGGCTGTTGCCCAACGGCTACTGCGTCGAGGACTGCAACTACCTGCTCGACTACTTCCGGCTGACCCGCGATCACCGGCTGCTCTACGGCGGCGGGGTGGTCTATGGCGCGCGTGATCCCGACGATATCGAGGCGCTGATCCGGCCGAAGCTGGCCAAGACCTTTCCCCAGCTCAAGGGGGTGAAGATCGATTATCGCTGGACCGGCAACTTCCTGCTCACCCTCTCCCGGCTGCCGCAGTTCGGCCGGCTCGCCCCCAACCTCTACTACATGCAGGGCTACAGCGGTCACGGGGTGACCACCAGCCACCTGGCCGGACGGCTGTTCGCCGAAGCGGTGCGTGGCCAGGCCGAGCGCTTCGATGCCTTCGCCAGCCTCCCTCACCTGCCGATGCCCGGTGGGCGGCGCTTCAGCGTGCCGCTCTCGGCGATGGGCGCGGCCTACTACTCGCTGCGCGACCGGTTGGGCATCTGA
- a CDS encoding NAD(P)-binding domain-containing protein has product MPASDYRAPSSLAQLEAQVARELSLLNHPPAAWVPERHMANGERITAVVIIGAGMCGLAAAFSLARQGISDIRIIDRAAPGRTGPWLDYARMETLRSPKTLLGPAAGIPSLTFQAWYRAQFGDLAWEALDKIPRPQWQEYLLWYRDVLGIEVEHCERVTLIEPEGELLRLHVEGSTSECLLARKVVLATGREGLGAPYLPDFVKGLDKSRWAHSSEAIDFAALAGRRVAVIGMGASAMDNAAEALEHGAAEVRLLARRREMPTINKLMGIGNPGFTCAFPTLSPLWRWRIMHYSLATQTPAPHGSTLRVSRHDNAFFHFDCAIGSITELEHGLLIATRGERNFEADFLIIATGFSIELEARPELAALTPMIARWRDRFTPPAELESVELGAFPWLGDGFQFTERTPGSAPALANLHAFNYGATLSLGKVSGDIPAISVGAAWLAQSIAADLYREDIDQHWQALLAYAKPELDGSEWRDADKITLGEEPVR; this is encoded by the coding sequence ATGCCTGCATCCGACTACCGTGCGCCCAGCAGTCTCGCGCAGCTGGAAGCCCAGGTCGCCCGCGAGCTGTCGCTGCTCAACCATCCTCCCGCCGCCTGGGTGCCGGAACGGCACATGGCGAACGGGGAGCGGATCACCGCCGTGGTGATCATCGGTGCGGGCATGTGCGGGCTCGCCGCTGCCTTCTCGCTCGCGCGCCAAGGCATAAGCGATATTCGGATCATCGACCGTGCCGCGCCTGGACGTACCGGGCCTTGGCTCGACTATGCCCGCATGGAGACACTGCGCTCGCCGAAGACGCTGCTCGGGCCAGCGGCGGGAATACCAAGCCTGACCTTCCAGGCTTGGTACCGCGCCCAGTTCGGTGATCTCGCTTGGGAGGCCCTGGACAAGATCCCAAGGCCGCAGTGGCAGGAATATCTGCTCTGGTATCGCGATGTACTGGGCATCGAGGTCGAGCACTGTGAGCGGGTCACTCTGATCGAGCCCGAGGGAGAGCTACTGCGCCTGCATGTCGAAGGCTCCACTTCCGAGTGCCTGCTCGCACGCAAGGTCGTGCTCGCCACTGGTCGGGAAGGCCTGGGCGCTCCCTACCTGCCCGATTTCGTCAAAGGACTCGATAAATCGCGCTGGGCGCACTCATCAGAGGCGATCGATTTCGCCGCTCTGGCCGGGCGCAGGGTGGCCGTCATCGGCATGGGCGCGTCGGCGATGGACAATGCCGCCGAGGCACTCGAACACGGCGCCGCCGAGGTACGCCTGCTCGCTCGCCGCCGCGAGATGCCGACGATCAATAAACTGATGGGCATCGGCAATCCCGGTTTCACCTGCGCTTTCCCAACGCTTTCGCCTCTTTGGCGCTGGCGGATCATGCACTATTCGCTGGCTACTCAGACCCCGGCCCCGCACGGCTCGACCCTACGGGTCAGCCGTCACGACAACGCCTTCTTCCACTTCGACTGTGCGATCGGGTCGATCACCGAGCTCGAACACGGTCTGCTGATCGCCACCCGCGGCGAACGCAACTTCGAAGCCGATTTCCTGATCATCGCCACCGGATTCAGCATCGAACTCGAAGCGCGACCAGAGCTGGCGGCCTTGACGCCGATGATCGCGCGCTGGCGCGATCGCTTCACGCCTCCGGCGGAGCTCGAGAGCGTAGAACTCGGCGCCTTTCCCTGGCTCGGCGATGGTTTCCAGTTCACCGAGCGTACCCCTGGCAGCGCTCCAGCGCTCGCCAACCTGCACGCTTTCAACTACGGCGCCACCCTCTCGCTCGGCAAAGTCAGCGGTGACATCCCTGCGATCAGCGTCGGAGCGGCCTGGCTGGCCCAATCGATCGCGGCGGATCTCTACCGCGAGGACATCGATCAGCACTGGCAGGCACTGCTGGCCTACGCCAAACCCGAACTCGACGGCAGCGAGTGGCGCGACGCCGATAAGATCACCTTGGGAGAGGAACCCGTGCGATGA
- a CDS encoding LysR family transcriptional regulator, whose product MEIRQLEAFAAVMSTGSITAAGQLLGRSQPVVTRVIQELEAELGYALFERAGPRVRPTQRACELYIEVEPFLGGLRQIERRARAIGERRLQPIALVATPAIGAGLLPAALGQLDQALLPEHMQLRTTSAEQIVGALLSGNVDLGVSSLPLEHRGLDLHWIGEAPCVAVLRHDDPLAHHPVLPLAALSGKRLLTLLNGNRLRHRLDQAFRSADLAPAALFENSSSLNAMMAAREGLGIAVLEPATAFGVPLEGVVIRPLDAEIPFYFGVFSPSSKPLSSVAEALIDEIERVAHARLHGFKRHPASAYKPLLQTLHAEVTADVENETP is encoded by the coding sequence ATGGAAATCCGTCAACTGGAAGCGTTCGCCGCGGTGATGTCCACCGGCAGCATTACCGCCGCGGGACAACTACTCGGGCGTTCCCAGCCGGTAGTCACCCGGGTGATCCAGGAGCTCGAAGCGGAACTCGGCTACGCGCTGTTCGAGCGAGCCGGACCGCGAGTGCGACCGACCCAACGGGCCTGCGAACTCTACATCGAGGTCGAACCTTTCCTGGGCGGCCTGCGTCAGATCGAGCGCCGCGCACGCGCGATCGGCGAGCGCCGGCTACAACCGATCGCCTTGGTGGCAACGCCCGCGATCGGTGCCGGGCTACTGCCAGCGGCACTGGGCCAGCTCGACCAAGCGCTGCTGCCAGAGCACATGCAGCTGCGCACGACCAGCGCCGAGCAGATCGTCGGCGCACTGCTCTCCGGCAATGTCGACCTCGGCGTCTCTAGCCTGCCGCTGGAACATCGCGGCCTCGACCTGCACTGGATCGGCGAGGCGCCCTGCGTCGCCGTATTGCGTCATGACGATCCACTCGCTCACCATCCGGTACTGCCGCTGGCCGCACTCAGCGGCAAGCGTCTGCTCACTCTGCTCAACGGCAACCGGCTGCGCCACCGCCTCGACCAAGCCTTCCGCAGCGCGGACTTAGCGCCGGCCGCGCTGTTCGAGAACTCAAGCTCGCTCAACGCGATGATGGCGGCACGCGAGGGCCTAGGCATCGCGGTGCTCGAGCCGGCCACCGCGTTCGGTGTCCCGCTCGAAGGGGTGGTCATACGCCCGCTCGACGCTGAAATACCGTTCTATTTCGGCGTTTTCAGCCCTTCCTCCAAACCGTTGAGTTCCGTCGCCGAGGCGCTGATCGACGAGATCGAGCGGGTCGCCCACGCTCGCCTGCATGGCTTCAAACGCCATCCCGCCAGCGCCTACAAGCCGCTGCTGCAAACCCTGCATGCCGAGGTCACCGCCGACGTGGAGAATGAGACGCCATGA
- a CDS encoding calcium:proton antiporter — MLARLKDEWLLALALLIALLAYGFESMLLDAGRVIALTTTVVLIVAIVATAIRVAHHAEVLAEKVGDPYGTMILTLSAVLVEVIILVIVMSHEHSPTLARDTIYAAVMIDTNGIVGLAALIGGLKHGEQPYNDDSSKVYVVMIITAVGISMLLPEFLPEARWPLYSGFTICAMALLYSLFLRMQTGPHSYFFSYSYPEKRRRQVSVGGGAAALGGAGAETASASSDGQEQAQSAPWSIGVLVAGVALTGALAEVMSQSLGAASAGLVLPPMLVAIVVAMISASPEILTALRAALANRMQSVINIALGASLSTVILTIPVIEAISLYQGERIVMALTPVQTVMMALTLIVAAINLNDGETNAIEGMTHFVLFATFVMLSLIGL, encoded by the coding sequence ATGCTCGCAAGACTCAAGGATGAGTGGCTACTGGCGCTCGCGCTGCTGATCGCACTGCTCGCCTACGGCTTCGAGTCGATGCTGCTGGATGCTGGCAGGGTGATCGCGCTCACCACGACCGTGGTGCTGATCGTGGCCATCGTCGCCACTGCGATACGCGTCGCCCACCATGCCGAGGTGCTCGCCGAGAAGGTCGGCGATCCCTATGGCACCATGATCCTGACCCTCTCCGCGGTGCTGGTCGAGGTGATCATCCTGGTCATCGTGATGAGCCACGAGCACTCGCCGACGCTCGCTCGAGACACCATCTACGCGGCAGTGATGATCGATACCAACGGGATCGTCGGCCTGGCTGCCTTGATCGGCGGACTCAAGCATGGCGAGCAGCCCTACAACGACGACTCGAGCAAGGTCTACGTGGTGATGATCATCACCGCAGTGGGGATCTCGATGCTGCTGCCCGAGTTCCTGCCCGAAGCGCGCTGGCCGCTTTACTCCGGGTTCACCATCTGCGCTATGGCGCTGCTCTACAGCCTGTTCCTGCGGATGCAGACCGGGCCGCACAGCTACTTCTTCAGCTATAGCTACCCCGAGAAGCGCCGCCGGCAGGTCAGCGTCGGCGGGGGCGCCGCCGCCTTGGGTGGCGCTGGCGCCGAGACGGCCAGCGCGTCTTCCGATGGGCAGGAGCAGGCGCAGAGCGCGCCCTGGTCGATTGGTGTGCTGGTCGCGGGCGTTGCCTTGACCGGGGCGCTCGCCGAGGTGATGTCGCAAAGCCTGGGCGCCGCGTCCGCGGGGCTCGTGCTGCCGCCGATGCTGGTCGCCATCGTGGTCGCGATGATCTCGGCAAGCCCTGAGATCCTCACCGCGCTTCGCGCCGCGCTCGCCAACCGGATGCAGTCGGTGATCAACATCGCGCTGGGGGCTTCGCTCTCCACCGTGATCCTCACCATCCCGGTGATCGAGGCGATATCGCTCTACCAGGGCGAGCGTATCGTGATGGCGCTGACCCCGGTGCAGACGGTGATGATGGCGCTGACCCTGATCGTCGCCGCGATCAACCTCAACGACGGCGAGACCAACGCGATCGAGGGCATGACCCACTTCGTGCTGTTCGCCACCTTCGTGATGCTCTCGCTGATCGGACTGTGA
- the puuR gene encoding HTH-type transcriptional regulator PuuR, protein MSGAAWLAIGTRLAEIRQRHGLSQRKVAELAGLTHSAVSTVEQNKVSPSVSTLHKLLAVYGLSLADFFAEEERARARPKVVIEPEERLQLGSQGVSLELIHRPDGEGNLGMLIESYEPGSSTGEQLTHPGEEIGTVLEGVLEIVTGGVTYRLEPGQSYVIDTSVPHRFSNPGERTCRLISAHTPLTL, encoded by the coding sequence ATGAGTGGCGCAGCGTGGCTTGCGATCGGCACCCGGCTGGCGGAGATTCGCCAGCGCCATGGCCTGTCGCAGCGAAAGGTCGCCGAACTGGCGGGGCTGACCCACAGTGCGGTGAGCACCGTCGAACAGAACAAGGTTTCCCCCTCGGTCAGCACGCTGCATAAGCTGCTCGCCGTCTATGGATTATCGCTGGCCGACTTCTTCGCCGAGGAAGAGCGCGCCCGCGCCCGCCCGAAGGTAGTGATCGAACCCGAGGAGCGCCTCCAGCTGGGCAGCCAGGGCGTATCGCTCGAGCTGATCCATCGCCCCGATGGCGAAGGCAACCTCGGCATGCTGATCGAAAGCTACGAACCGGGCAGCTCCACCGGGGAGCAGCTCACCCACCCCGGCGAGGAGATCGGCACAGTGCTCGAAGGCGTGCTCGAGATCGTCACCGGCGGCGTCACCTATCGCCTCGAGCCCGGCCAGAGCTACGTGATCGACACCAGCGTACCGCACCGGTTCAGCAATCCGGGCGAGCGCACCTGCCGGCTGATCAGCGCGCATACCCCGCTCACGCTCTGA
- a CDS encoding metallophosphoesterase, with protein MFERFDRNDQGVDYVVGDLHGHFDLLMAALDGVGFDRTRDRLFCVGDLIDRGPRSFDCLKLVLEPWFHSVRGNHEEMAFDAIFKQQWRMWLPNGGTWAGEVNPRELKELLEQALPRLPLAMEVAVGDQRVGIVHAQPPSDWRLLERNTDKYREALLWSRTRISREDRTPVEGIDAVVVGHTPVERPRLLGNVHYIDTGAYKSGVLTLAPLASLPGV; from the coding sequence ATGTTCGAGCGGTTCGATCGCAATGACCAAGGTGTCGACTACGTGGTCGGCGATCTGCATGGGCACTTCGATCTGCTGATGGCGGCGCTCGACGGCGTCGGTTTCGATCGCACACGCGATCGCCTGTTCTGCGTCGGCGATCTGATCGACCGCGGCCCGAGATCGTTCGACTGTCTCAAGCTGGTGCTGGAGCCGTGGTTCCACTCGGTGCGTGGCAATCATGAGGAGATGGCGTTCGACGCCATTTTCAAACAGCAGTGGCGGATGTGGTTGCCCAATGGCGGTACTTGGGCGGGAGAGGTCAATCCGCGCGAGCTCAAGGAGCTGCTCGAGCAGGCGCTGCCGCGGCTGCCGCTGGCAATGGAGGTGGCGGTCGGTGATCAGCGCGTCGGCATCGTCCACGCCCAGCCGCCCAGCGACTGGCGGCTGCTCGAGCGCAATACCGACAAGTACCGCGAAGCGCTTCTATGGTCGCGCACGCGGATCTCACGCGAAGACCGCACCCCGGTCGAAGGAATCGACGCAGTGGTGGTGGGCCATACCCCGGTGGAGCGCCCCCGTCTGCTCGGCAACGTCCACTACATCGATACCGGCGCCTACAAGAGCGGCGTGCTGACCCTGGCACCGCTCGCCAGCCTCCCCGGGGTCTGA
- the ispA gene encoding (2E,6E)-farnesyl diphosphate synthase: MSARELVRHAARVEAALEALLAGSAGPDARLEEAMRYAVLGGGKRLRPTLVYATGEALGIAPERLDAVAAAVELIHAYSLVHDDLPAMDDDDLRRGRPTVHRAFDEATAILAGDALQTLAFEALAQSGEPRAARLIGALARASGRAGMAGGQALDLGAVGRLIDLDALIEIHRHKTGALITASVELPALLVLDDTDRTLTALRRFGAAIGLAFQIQDDVLDVTGDTEVIGKTQGADAERGKPTYPVLLGLDTAAARAQGLIVDACDALAPLGERAAPLSALARYMVDRDH; the protein is encoded by the coding sequence ATGAGCGCGCGTGAGCTGGTGCGGCACGCGGCAAGGGTGGAGGCGGCGCTCGAGGCGCTGCTCGCCGGCAGCGCCGGCCCGGATGCGCGGCTCGAGGAGGCGATGCGCTATGCGGTGCTCGGTGGCGGCAAGCGGCTGCGCCCGACGCTGGTCTATGCCACAGGCGAAGCGCTGGGCATCGCCCCCGAGCGCCTGGACGCAGTGGCGGCGGCGGTCGAGCTGATCCACGCCTATTCTCTGGTCCATGACGATCTGCCGGCGATGGACGACGACGATCTGCGCCGCGGCCGGCCCACGGTCCATCGCGCCTTCGATGAGGCGACCGCGATCCTCGCCGGCGATGCGCTGCAGACTTTGGCCTTCGAGGCGCTGGCGCAAAGCGGTGAACCGCGCGCGGCTCGCCTGATCGGTGCGCTGGCGCGGGCCTCGGGACGCGCGGGGATGGCCGGTGGCCAAGCGCTGGATCTTGGCGCGGTCGGTCGTCTTATCGATCTCGATGCACTGATCGAGATTCACCGCCACAAGACCGGTGCACTGATCACCGCCTCGGTCGAACTGCCCGCGCTCCTGGTGCTCGACGATACTGATCGAACGCTCACCGCGCTGCGCCGCTTCGGCGCTGCGATCGGACTCGCCTTCCAGATCCAAGACGACGTGCTCGATGTCACTGGCGATACCGAGGTGATCGGCAAGACCCAGGGGGCCGATGCCGAGCGTGGCAAGCCTACCTATCCCGTGCTGCTCGGCCTCGACACCGCGGCGGCCAGGGCCCAGGGGCTGATAGTCGATGCCTGCGACGCGCTCGCCCCGCTTGGCGAGCGTGCGGCGCCCCTGAGCGCGCTGGCCCGCTACATGGTCGACCGCGATCATTGA
- a CDS encoding exodeoxyribonuclease VII small subunit, producing the protein MAEQHDEPRGADGAVPDEEDFAATLSRLEALVERLEAGDLSLEASLTAFEQGVRLTRDARKRLESAELKVKTLLERDDGGVDERPFEEGA; encoded by the coding sequence ATGGCCGAACAGCATGATGAACCGCGCGGTGCGGATGGCGCCGTGCCGGACGAGGAAGATTTCGCCGCGACCCTTTCGCGCCTGGAGGCGTTGGTCGAGCGGCTCGAGGCCGGGGATCTGAGTCTCGAGGCCTCGCTCACCGCTTTCGAGCAAGGGGTCAGGCTGACCCGCGACGCGCGTAAGCGCCTGGAGTCCGCGGAGCTCAAGGTCAAGACCTTGCTCGAGCGCGACGATGGCGGGGTCGATGAGCGTCCGTTCGAGGAGGGCGCATGA